CAGTCATTCCAGGTCCGGCCCGCATCGAAACTCAATTCCACCTTGCTGATACTGTTTGGTCCACCGAAGGCGATACCGCGGAAGGTGTGCTCCGGCCCACGCAGCGTTTGGTAATGTCCGGGCGAATCGATGCGTGAGAAGACCTTAATTGTGCCGTCGTCAGTCCAGCCTTTGCGCTGCCAGTAGCCCTTGTAGTCACCTGGGTAGACTTCGATCTCAGCGATCCATTTCACGTTCTTGATGCCGTAGAGACCGGGCACGAGAAGTCGAAGTGGAAAGCCGTGTTCCCTGGGCAGCTTCTCGCCGTTCATCAGAAAAGCGAGCATGACGTCATCCTGCATGGCGCGGGTGAACGGAATGCTGTCGTCGTAGCCGTCTATTGCCCGAAAGACCACCTCGCGCGCCGTCTCTGTGTCGGCGCCGCAGTCGAGCAGGAGTTGTTTGAGTGAGATGCCGCGCCAGGTTGCAGTGCCGAGGCTATCGCCACCGGGCAACGTGTCGATGCACATCAGTGTGGAGATCTGATCGTATGAATCGCGGTTTAAAATATCGCGCCAGCCGAGCGACATCGGCTTTTGTACGGCGCCTTTCACGTGGACTCTCCACTGCTCAATATTCACCTCCCGCGAGGCGGAGACAGCACCATCGGCGTAGTTCACCACGTAAAACTTTGAGTTCGGCGTGAAATACGTGGTTTCTCGTGGCGGGACAGCAAACATGCGTCCGAACACGCCGCCCATCGCATCGCAGCCGCCGACGCTGGCGGCCATCGCGCTCAGGCCGAGTGCTTTGAAGAGCGCGCGGCGACGAATAGGAAATTTATTTTCATTATGTGGCATCAGTATTTATTATACACGTTCGGCGCTCTTGACTCTTGGGAAAGACCTTGTTATCTTGCACTCGTCAGTTGGTACTGTGTTCCTGCCTGATGACCGCGCCTGACGGCGAGTCACGGTGCGGTGCCAAAGGGAAGTCACCCGAAAAGAAAACTTTTTCGAGTAGATCCCTTGACACGCCAAAGCGCACATTGTATAGTGCGCGGCTCGCGTGATGAACGTGATCGTTCTTTGAAAACTGAATAGAGGAAGTTAAGCAAGGTGTAAGGTGTATTGAAGTGGTGGCCCTTGGTCCAAATTCTAAGAACACCTATTTTGAGAGTTTGATCCTGGCTCAGAACGAACGCTGGCGGCGCGCCTAATACATGCAAGTCGAGCGAGAAGACGTAGCAATACGTTTGTAAAGCGGCGAACGGGTGAGGAATACATGGGTAACCTACCCTCGAGTGGGGAATAACTAACCGAAAGGTTAGCTAATACCGCATACGACTCCTGGTCTGCGGATCGGGAGGGAAAGCGATACCGTGGGTATCGCGCTCTTGGATGGGCTCATGTCCTATCAGCTAGTTGGTGAGGTAATGGCTCACCAAGGCTTCGACGGGTAGCTGGTCTGAGAGGACGATCAGCCACACTGGCACTGCGACACGGGCCAGACTCCTACGGGAGGCAGCAGTAAGGAATATTGCGCAATGGGCGAAAGCCTGACGCAGCGACGCCGCGTGGGGGATGAAGGTCTTCGGATTGTAAACCCCTTTCGGCAGGGAAGATGGAACGGGTAACCGTTCGGACGGTACCTCAAGAAGAAGCCACGGCTAACTTCGTGCCAGCAGCCGCGGTAATACGAAGGTGGCAAGCGTTGTTCGGATTTACTGGGCGTAAAGGGAGCGTAGGCGGTTAGGTAAGCCCTCCGTGAAATCTCCGGGCCTAACCCGGAAAGTGCGGGGGGGACTGCTTAGCTAGAGGATGGGAGAGGAGCGCGGAATTCCCGGTGTAGCGGTGAAATGCGTAGAGATCGGGAGGAAGGCCGGTGGCGAAGGCGGCGCTCTGGAACATTTCTGACGCTGAGGCTCGAAAGCGTGGGGAGCAAACAGGATTAGATACCCTGGTAGTCCACGCCTTAAACGATGAATACTAAGTGTCGGCGGGTTACCGCCGGTGCCGCAGCTAACGCATTAAGTATTCCGCCTGGGAAGTACGGCCGCAAGGTTGAAACTCAAAGGAATTGACGGGGGCCCGCACAAGCGGTGGAGCATGTGGTTTAATTCGACGCAACGCGAAGAACCTTACCCAGGCTGGACATGCAGGTAGTAGAAGGGTGAAAGCCTAACGAGGTAGCAATACCATCCTGCTCAGGTGCTGCATGGCTGTCGTCAGCTCGTGCCGTGAGGTGTTGGGTTAAGTCCCGCAACGAGCGCAACCCCTGTCTTCAGTTACCAACGGGTCATGCCGGGAACTCTGGAGAGACTGCCCAGGAGAACGGGGAGGAAGGTGGGGATGACGTCAAGTCAGCATGGCCTTTATGC
The nucleotide sequence above comes from Nitrospira sp.. Encoded proteins:
- a CDS encoding molybdopterin-dependent oxidoreductase, producing the protein MPHNENKFPIRRRALFKALGLSAMAASVGGCDAMGGVFGRMFAVPPRETTYFTPNSKFYVVNYADGAVSASREVNIEQWRVHVKGAVQKPMSLGWRDILNRDSYDQISTLMCIDTLPGGDSLGTATWRGISLKQLLLDCGADTETAREVVFRAIDGYDDSIPFTRAMQDDVMLAFLMNGEKLPREHGFPLRLLVPGLYGIKNVKWIAEIEVYPGDYKGYWQRKGWTDDGTIKVFSRIDSPGHYQTLRGPEHTFRGIAFGGPNSISKVELSFDAGRTWNDCQIEPPMSPYSWVIWTYTWRPPKPGKFQTVVRATDTKGQLQIAEIVRPQPAGASGYHTIISEVEQI